The window GTTCAACCTTATTAATCAAAAACCCTTGTTCCAAAAAGTTACCTGATGAAAACAGTACCTGAGATTGATCAGGTGGACGATTTACCCTTTTAGGATCATGTAAATCAACAATATTCATTAGGTATTATGGATAACCTGTTCCCACATAAGAAATATTTGTACAATAAAGTCCACTAGTCCAATTTTTTATTCCTCCAATTAGATAAAATGCGTTAATATTTTGACTCCTGAGGGACAAAGCCATCTTCTTTGATTGCTCTTCATCTTCACTTACCAAAACTGCTTTTGATGACCTGGAGGCATTGATTAGATTTTTTTCATCGAATTGTATTAAAATTGATTTTTTAATATGACCTTTAGCATATTCTTCTTTTTTTCTTAGATCATAAATTAGCAATTCATCATTATTACAAATTAAATCACATAGTTCTTTTTCAGTCAATCCAAAGGACATATCAGGATCTTTCATTTCGAACTCATGAAATGATAAAAGATGAAGAGTTTAAAGTTTGGTCTTGAAACTACACATATCTTATAAAACAAATTCAAAAAAAATATGGAAACGTCTATGTATTAGATCGCATTTACTTTGATAGTATCAACATAAGATTAATCTGTAGTAGCTCTAAATTCAGAATAATTGTCTCAAGAGAAAAATCTTACAGATTATCTAAGTAAAAAAGTATCACAGTATTATAGAACTAATGTTCTAATGCTTTCTGAGCATGTGAAAATCACAGAAGCATGTACAATATTAAAAAAGAAAGATGTAGATGAAATTATTGTAGTAGATGATTCATACAATCCAATTGGGATTGTTACAGACGAAGATATCCTAACAAAATTAAGTGAATCTCTAGTAAATCCTCTTAAAACCACATTAGGAGACATTATGGTATTTCCAGTAATTACCATTGGCGAAGATCATTTTCTTTCAGAAGCACTTGAAATAATGCGTGAAAAGAAAATTAGAAAAATAGCTGTGCTGTCAAAAAGTAATTTAGTAGTTGGAATACTTTATCTGGACACTATAGTTAACCTTGTAAAAAAATCACTGGTAAAGCAACAAAAACAATCTACACTCTGGGGAGTTGTTTGGAATCTTGGAGTCGTGACACAGTTTACAGGTGTCTTAATGTTCATACCGGGAATTATTGCAACTTTGTTAAATGATCCTATAGTTGCAACTGGAATTTATGTAATGTCAGTGCTATTGATAGTTTCAGGATTTTTTATGAATTCCTATGGAGAAAAGCAGCCTATTACATTAAGAGGAACTGCAATTCTAGTATTTGCCAGCTTTATGATTCTAGTATTATTTGGAATGATTCCACAGCTTTTCGTAATACATTTTGATACAAATGATCCTGTAAAATTATTTGCAGATGCGTTTTTTGAAAGTTCTGCAGGATTCACCACAGGAGGGTATTCGCTGGTAGAACATCCAGAAGAATTACCAAGGAGTTTTACATTTTATCGAGGTTATGCTCAATTTGTAGGAGGATTAAGCTTCATCTATCTGATCGTAACTGTGTTCTATCCAGAAAAAAGAGTCAAAACCATGAAAGGGTTCATTTCAGGAAATGTGCCACATTTAAAAGAATTATTTTCAATAATCACTATCATCTTTTCAATTTATGCAGTAATTATCGCATTAGCATTATTTTATCTCGGAGGAGGTGAGATTCTTGATGATTTTGCCTTGGCATTTAGTGCACTGTCAACTGGTGGAACAAGTCCAGACTCTAAAATTTTTGATGCATTCACAACTCCAGAATACATTGTAATGATGATTGCTATGATATTAGGCTCACTCCCATTTGGTTTTCATTATGCATTTGTTAGAACAAAATTTCTTTCAATTAATTTAACAAAAGAAGTTATCGTGTATCTAATTCTATTGGTGATTTTCTGTACGATATTTACATTATCAATGGATGGAAATTCACTAAAGAACACATTCAATATGATTTCAGCAAGTACAACTACAGGATTTGCCACTATGAATATGGATAATCTGAGTCCAATAGCATATACAATTATGATTATTGCAATGATAATTGGGGGTTGTGGATTTTCTACTGCGGGAGGCATAAAAATTTTCAGATTTATGCAATTAGCTAAATTAAGATATATTTTTGATAAAAATTCGGTAAAGATCTCAGAGTCGGATAAAAAAGATATTGTTGTAGGGCTAATAATTTTAGGAGTATCAATAATAATTCCTTTGCTAGTTGCAACATATATGCATACTTTAGGATATGATTTTCAAGATGCGTTTTTTGATGGGGTCTCAGCAATAACGACCACAGGGCATGTTGCAGGAACTGTTAGTGCAGCATTGAACCCATTCATAACTATGGTTTTTGGATTTTTGATGATTTTAGGAAGAATTGAGATTATTTTACTTGTGTATATGTTTGTTCCAAAGCTAATGAAATAAAAAATTTGCATAAAAATAGGATAATTTTGATTTAGAAATTCCAAAAAAATAGTATAAGAAACTACATCAGATTTTCTTTATCACGTTTAGGTTTAGAGTGAGCTTTTATCATATGTTTTTTAGTTCTTTCAGGATCTGTGAATTCCATTTCACATATTTTACATTTATTTGAAAACCCACTATCTCTTTTGAACACACTCTTAACTAAACTCTTACTAAGAGACAACTTTGATTTCATATTAAATTTAGAAATTTTATGTTATAATGAGTTGCTTAACATTGTTAATTAATAAAGAATTATCCACAATAGTTAAAGAATCAGCAAATCAAATGGCAGTAATGGCAGATTCCAAAAAATACAGAGACAGAATATACATTGTAAAAGATATTATTCTAACTCTTTCGGAATATGGTCAGCTCAATCAGACATCACTTTTTAGTTTTTGTGGATTAAACATTAGTAAACATAAAGAAATTTTAGACAGTTTAGAAAAAAATGAAATAATTCAGAGGACAGAAGTCGCAGACGGAAAACGAACCGTTACAATCTTCAAGGTGACAAACAAGGGAATGAATTTTTGTCATGAGATCATAGAACCATACGAGAAATTATTTCCAAGACGAGATATATCTAAAACATAATTTGAATTTATTCTTCATCTATTTTGTATTCAGATGAAATTAATTTATCCAAGTCATTTCGTTTTTTCAAATAATTTGAATATCGTTTGTTCCAAGAACTAAGTGATCTGAATTGTTGTAATCCAGTAATTAACCAAATACCAGAAGTAACTAAAACAACTGTTATCAAGACTATCAGCATAAAGCCAAATTCATTTTCATTTTCTAGAAGATGTAAAAATTTAGGATGTGTGATAAGATACAAAGAGATCACTATTGCCAAAGGAGCTAAAATTATGGCAGATAAAGAGACTCCAAGCATCAACCCTCTAAGGTGTTGAATTTTTTCAATAAAACCATCCATTGATCTCAGGATATCAAAATTACCTTCCAAATCATCATTCTCCATTGACTTTGAAACCATGTTTTTCTATATACTGGGGATTAATAAATAAAATATCAAAATTTTGCAAGAAATTCATGTTGATCTGAATTTTATTTTATGTGGTATTTAGCGAATACTTAACAATGTTAATTCAGTTTTATTAAAAATATCAACAATGGAACTATAATGAAGAAAAAAGCATGTTATGACAAAAATCTCACAACTAAAAGAAACGAAGATGGATTGAGATTAGAGAAATTTCAGATTAGAAAAAAATTCTCATAGATATGACTTATCATTGTAATGGGATTTGCGTTTACCATAAAACTAACAAGATATCTACATCAAAAAAATATGAAAGTGGGCAAAAAAGATGCTCCTTATGTTCAATTTTTATCGAAACCACAAACATTCGATGTCCTTGCTGTCACTCGCTACTTAGAAGAAAATCAAGATCAAACAAAAAATTACGTTCAATGGAAATTTTTGAGTGATGACATCAAATTTTGATAGCATGACAAAAACTATTTTTTGTTGAATTCTGATAAAGTTTTTGTATAGTAATCCAAAATTGAAGTCAGCGATTTATCAAATGAATCAATTGTTGAAACTCTAAATTCAATATAATCTTCAACAAATTTGGAATTTAATTCGATTTGAATTAAAGAAAGATTTTTTAGAAAATTCCAATAATCCGCAATTTCCTGTAATACAAAATGATCGACTCCTAGTTTATCAAAGAATTGTTTTTCAGACATTCGACAAGTTCCAAAAAGAGTGTTAAATGAATGAAGATATTTTGTAAATAGATCAGAATAACCTTGCAAATAAATTGGGACTTGATATTCCATTTTTTGAAGAATTTCAGAAGTGTTATTTTGGAAAAGATCACAAATAGAAATTTTAGTTTTTTCTAATTTTGAGTCATTTTTTGATAAAGATTGTTCCTTGAGGGACATGATAAAGTATTGAAATCATTGTATTTAGGCAATGATTAACTATGTTAACTAATGATACCCAATAATTATAAAAATTTCAATACTACAAAAGCATTCATCATCAGAAAAAAGAATATTTTAAAGTAGTAAGGAGGTTTCCAAGATATGTTCTTTAAAATAAAAAAATCAAACCCAGATACAATTATTCAAAAAACAGAACGTGAAATAAAATTAAAAAAAGATGTTTTAGATAGTATTTTGTCATTTTGCCAGATGAAACATCCAAACGAAGCAATTCTTATTTTACGAGGTAAATCAAAAAAAGGGAATGTCCTAATTGATGGATTAGTTATACCTCCATTTGCTTTTAATGCTCATGCATCATCGGGGTTTCCTCATTACATGCTACCTGCAGATATCAGCTATGTTGGAACAGTCCATTCTCACCCAAGCGGAAATCCAAGTCCATCTATAACAGATTTAAACAATTTCTATGAACTGATTTCTTTAATTGTCGGATTCCCATATGGAGATAAAGATATTTTTGCATGGGATAGTAATGGAAATGCAGTCAAATTAACAATAATTTAAAAGAAAAAACAGGTGTTGATTCATTTAGTCTTACTAGAATAGATAGAATATTGTTTTTCTTTTCCTAAATCATGGTAAATCCAAGACTTTGGATCTGTTTTTACTTTAAAAAAATATTGTTTATTTTTATAATTTAATTTCTGATAGACATGATCTCCAATAGTAATTTGATCAGACTGGGTTTTTTGTTGCATTTTTGCTGCAAGATTTAGCGTAAGACCAATTAGATCAATATGAGAAAGATTACGATCAGAGCCATATCGAATTATACTACAATCTCCAAAATCAAGAGTTATCTTTATTTTTAATTTTGGGTAATTTTTATTTTCCAATAAAGGATTGATTGCGTTTTTTATTACTAGTTGCATTGTTTTGGCACACATAATTGTCTTATTTGCAACTAAAGCAACTTTCTCAGAAGCTAAAAAATAGCCAAGCACTGCATCACCTACAAATTTTAAGACATATCCATCAAAATGCTCTATAACATAAGCCATTTCCTGAGAGAATATACGGATTATAGTGTTGAAGATTTCAGGATCCAGTTCTGAGCTCATTTTTGTAGAACCAACCAAATCAACATAAACGACAAACATAGGCAGTCTTTGAGAATCATGTTTTCTCAAGAATTTATCAGATCGAGCTATTGCGAAATGGTGATATGTAAAACCTTTATCGAGTGATTTTTTTATTCTGAATTGAGATTCTTTAATTATATCATCCATGGAATACCAAATACTAGAAAAAAGCAGTATTAAAACTCAGAAACGGTAAAACTGAAAATTCACAAGTATTATTTACAGTTAAATTTTGCACATATTTGTGGACCCACATAAATTTCACGGTAAAGACATACCGCACATCAAACTAGACCCAAAGATGACCATAGAGGATCTTGTGGATGTATTTGCAAGCTCAGGATACAACGGGAGACAGTTGGGAGATGCTGCAAAACTATATGCAAAAATGATAAAAGAAGACGCAACGATTTGCCTCACAGTTTCAGGTGCAATGACACCGGTTGGATTTGGTGGAATTATCAAAACTTTGATTGAAAGGGGTTTTATTGACTGGATTATCACAACAGGTGCAAATGTTTATCATGAAGATCATTTTGCTTGGGGGCTACCTGTCAAACAAGGAAGTTTTGACGTTGATGATATGAAACTATACGAAAATGAAATAGTACGAATTAGAGATGTATATATCAAATTCCACGAAACATTAGAAGCAGAAGATCACATCATACAGAAAATGTTTGCAGATAAATTTACAGACAAACCATTTACGACTGCAGAATTTTGTAATTTAATGGGTAAAATTAGTAAAGAGAAATCAAAACATCCAGAAAAAAGCTTTATCACTACAGCATACGATTATGATGTTCCAGTATACATTTCTACAATGAAAGACTCCTCATTGGCATTGAATTTAGCAGTTCACAGATTACAAGATAAAGTGTATAATTTGGATTTTGTAAAAGAGATAATCGAACAGGCGTCAATTTTATACCATTCAAAAAAATCAGGTATATTGGAACTGGGTGGCGGGGTTCCTAAGAATACTGCTCAGCAAACAGGTCCAATGTTGGATCAAATACTACAAAGAAATGATGGAGGTCAAGATTACGTAATTCAAATCACTGATGCAAGACCAGATACAGGGGGGCTATCAGGTGCAACATTACAAGAAGGAAAAAGTTGGGGCAAAGTACAAGATGCACATCATGACATGATTACAGTTTATGCAGATGCAACGATTGCTTTTCCAATTTTAGCATTATATGTTCTAAGTAATCAGAAACCAAGAAGACCAAAAAGACTATACAAAAAGTTAGGAGAATATTATGAAAAGCTGCAAAGTGATTATTTGAAAACACCTAACAAGAAAAAACCTAGAAAAAGTAAGAAAAATTAAAACTTGTCAAAACGAGCACGTTCAAGATCTCGATCATCTTTGGATTCTTTTTTCCATTCTTTGTAATGGTCTTTACACAAAACACTCTTTTTTCCTGCAGAACTTACACGTAATCCTGCATTTTCTACTTTGGTGGTATTCAATGAACGAGCACCATCTTTATCGCAACCTTCAACATTACATTTTGCGCCTTTTGAAACAATACCCATGATTATAGGTAAACTAGATGTTACTTATATTTGAAAATTTGTAGATTATCTACAACTACTGGTGCACAAAACATAGATTTAATCATGATTCCAGTTGTATACATCGTTTATAAGAGGAATATTTTTTTCTGAGATTATGGGTGGAACAAAGAAAGTATCTCCTGCAAAACAAGACAAAGCACAAGGAGCTAAAGATGGAAAGGATTCAAAAAAGAGTAGAAAAGACAAGGGAGAGAGCGGTCCACGTAAAGCTGAGATTACAGTAATGGTTAATGAAAAAGAAGCAATTAAAATTATTCAAAATGCAAAAGTAGTAACAGTTCATGATCTTGCAAGACAAACAGGAGTCAAGGTTTCAGCGGCTAATGCATTTTTAAGAGATTCAGCAAAGAAAGGAACAATCAAAAGAGTTGGCGGATATAGTGGGCATTATATCTATCAAGCAGTTTCTTCGTAAAAGTAAAACACATCACCAGATTTAATATCTTTTAGCGCATCAGTATTTTCTAACATTTTTCCAATAGGAGTCATTAGTTTTCCAGAAGTAACATCTTCAATAAAAAAACAGATACTTCCTGCAGACGATAAAAAAGCAATATCTCCTTTTTTGAAATCTTTTGTAGATCTCTCACTTCCGGAATCAACTGAAGTTTCAAAATATACGATGTTTTTTCCAAGATAATGAGCATGGCCTTCTAAAGGCAGGGATCTCATAATTGTGCCAACAGTTCTAGGGGACAAATGTCGTTTTAGATCACACCGAATCTTTGTTTTTCCTTTTATTTCCAAAATTATCTGCTTTCTTGAGACAGAAGGAGAGCTCAATTCGTATTTTAGAATTATTGGATTATATAACGCTTTGAAAGAAATTGAGTACTTGTCTGATGCTAATGAAGCTGAAGTAATTGTAGAAGAGCCAGAAGAATATGTAGAGCCTCAAGAAGTAGAAGAAGTCTTTGATGGGGACGTAGAAGTAAACACTGGATTAAACAAAGCATTAGATACTTATCGAAAACTAATTGAAAAAAATGAAGGCTTAGAGCCATTAACTGAAAAACAACAAGAAGCACTTGAAAAAAGAATCAAAGAGATTGAAGCCAGAGAAGTAGTTGAAACAATTGAAGAACATGAACCAACAGAAATTCCTTGTGAAAAAGGCAAGATCACAATTGGACCACCAACACTAACAAGATTTGAAAAAGCAAGAATTATGGGAGCGAGAGCTTTACAATTATCATTAGGTGCACCGACATTCATCCCAATTCCAAAAACTGCAAGAATATCATTAGATATTGCAATGGAAGAATTAGAACAAAGAGTCATTCCGATTACAATTAGAAGGGTATTGCCAAACGGAGATTATCAAAACATACCAATAGACTACTTTGATTAAGTGAATCAATCGTCGATAAAACTTAATAGAACACAAAATTGCGAATTATTGAATAATGCTCATGGAAGATATTAAAGAACATGGTCAAGAGCAGATCAAATCTGAAGATACCATAATTAACATTAGATACGACCCTGTTATGCAAGCAGCGATAGACATTCTGCCAATATTGGGAAATAAAAAGAAAGTAATCCTAAGGGCTGTTGGAGAATCAATACCGAATGCAGTTGCAGTAGCAAATATTGTTACGGAAAAGCTACTACATGGAAACTCTAAAGTTCAAAAGATAAAATTAGATACTGAAGCAGCAGCAGGAATTGGAAGAATGACTTCAAATATTGAAATAATTATAATAAAAATTTAGTAAACGCTTCCAGGACCTTTCAAAAGCATGTTTTCACATTCTTTACAAACTTTTTCATCTATATTTGATTCTAGATTATGATGAATCTCACAAATCAATAAGCTGGATTTAATGTAATTACATAAACCGATAAATTTTGAAAGACTGGATGGAGTATATGCCATATCAGATGACAAATTATCAGTTAGTTCATTGATTAAAGTAGAAACTTGTTTTTCTGCCAATAGTTTTGCAATCAAAGAAGGATCACCACGAGTTCCTCGAATGTAGTTGCTTACTGCAGCTTGTGTGACACCCAACATTTTAGAAATTTCATCTTCACGAATATTGTGATCTTCTGCTAGTTTTTTAGCAAGAATTGCCCTCAATGCAGGAATCAAAGTTTTTGATTCTATTTCTGCTGGAAGTAACATTAATCCACAAAGTTTGTACAAAGGATTTAAAGTTTGCAATGAGCAATTTTCGTCAATCATGAATAAGTCAAATCATTAGGCTAACCTATTTTAGTTTCAAAAAATTAATCGTTTTGTTGGATGAGATTTCCCATAAATTGTACCAAATGCTAAAGGAATCATGTGAATCATGTGAGTCAAACACAATAGCATTGTCAGGAGGGTTAGATAGCACAATAATTGCATATCTACTGAAAGAAAGAAAACCAAATACAGTTGCAATCATAGCAAAAGACTTTGTTGCAAGTGATCTTACCTACTGCCAAAGAGTATCAAAGGAATTCAATCTACCAGTGACAATTAATCAGGTTAACACTACAGATATTCTCAGTGCCGTTGAAGAGACAATTAAAATCCTAAAAAATTTTAACGATATTGAAATCAGAAACAACATTGTAATGTACATGGCATTAAAGTGGGCAAAAGAGCAAAACAATACAGGAATAATTACTGGAGATGGAGCAGATGAATTGTTTGCAGGATATAATTTTTTGATCAATACTGCTGATGATAAACTAGGAGAAGAGATCGACAGAGTATGTTCTGTGATGCATTTTCCAACCCAGAAAATAGGTAATGCGCTTGATATTTCGGTAGAATCACCTTTTCTAAATGAAAAAATAGTCGAGTTTGCAAAAACTGTTTCAGCAGATCTTAAAGTAAGATATGAACAGGGAAAAAAACATGGAAAATGGATTCTTCGCAAGGCATTTGAAAAAAACATACCTTCACAAATTATTTGGAGGGAAAAATCACCTATGCAAGACGGTTCAGGAACAGCAGGATTAACTAACTTGTTTAATTCGGTGATAAGCGATCAGATATTTTTAGAGAAAAAGAAGAAAATAGAGAAGGCAGATAACGTAATCATCAGAACAAAAGAGTCAATGCATTATTATGAAATTTTTAAAAAAATGTATGACATGCCTGAAAAGAAAGAAGGGGTTAGGACATGTCCATATTGTAATTTCATTATAGAGGAATCAAAATTTTGTCGTATGTGTGGAGCGTTTCCAGTCTAAATATTTTTCTTCCATTTTTTTGGTTTTCTAATGAAAATTTTTCTACATCCATTACAACAGAAAAAAAGTTTTTTCCCTTCATATTCATGTGTGACAGCTAGTTCTTCAGCAAGTTCAATTCCACACACAGGATCTACTGGCACAAATTTTTCACTTAACAATTCTATTTATAGATATGTAGAATCGACTAATATGAATAAACAAGAAATTATGCGTTAATGATTTGTAGAATTTTTTTTGGCAATACACCATAGTCTGCATCGGGTTCTGAAACTACATATAAAATATCATCATTAACCAAAAAACTAATTGCCAATGCACGTTCTCTTGATGCAAGAGCAAAATTTACACGTCCCAACTGTTTATCAAATTCTTTTCTCATTTTTACTCTTAATGCTAATTCCATGAATATCATCTCATCATCTTTCTCACTTTCCAAAGGTTCTACGTTTTCTTTCATTCCTCCTGCAACTAATCGCCCTCTTTCATTAATCACTCCGGCAAATCTAATTTTTTGGTCTAATGAAAGAACAGTTTTACAAATAGCAGGGTAATCAAAAATCTTAGCAGACAAATTTCTATTTTTAATTTAAAAACGACCCATTTATTAGCTTTCTATAAAATCAATAACTTTAACATAATAAAATATTACATTACGTGTAAATATCACGCAGTTAATTTTTTGACTAACATAAGAAATTCATCTTCAGACATGGGAGGAATTTTCATGATTTCTAAATTTTCAGAAACATGCTCAGGTGACTTTTGCCCTATAAGTGGAGCCAAAACTCCAGGAGAGGAGCGAATAAACTGTAATGCTCTAAGGGATGGTTTTAATTCACTAAATTCAGGCATTGCACCTGGCACCAACAATCTTCCTTGCATTAATGGTACACTTGTAAACACACCTACATTCAATTTGACTGCAGCCTCTAACAGGGAAACAGATTTGCCATCAAGAGTTTGATTTTTTGCAAGTAATGCCTGATCATAATACATGTTGAATGGGAGTTGAATGAATCTAAAACCGTGATTCTCACCACCAACCTTTTTTGCCAAATTAACGGTATCTTGCAGTGAAAGGTATTGGGGATTATCATTAGAGACACGGAAACATTCCCATGTAGCCATTCCATAAAATCTAATTTTCCCATCACGTCTTTTTTGCTCATAAAACTCAAAAACAGATTTCAGATTTTCTAAAAATTTCTCTTTAGATACATCTTTGATTTGACCTTCTACTGCATTATGTAAATACATCAAATCAACACAATCCAATCCAAGATTTTTCAAGCTTCGTTCTAATTGATCATTAAGATATGTAACTGTCATGCAATGATAACCAGAAGTGACATCACCTTCTTTTAGCACACCTTTTTGTGTATATTCATTTTTTATATATTCCCAGAATTCTTGTTTAATATCGGCATCATTTGTAATATAGCCATTTTTCGTACTTATGAAAATTTGATCACGTGTGATTTTACCCTCATTGATTAATTCTGAAATCGCTTTTCCCACAGAGCGCTCTGCCTTTTGTGCCCGATAGTTAATTGCAGTGTCAATTACATTGATCCCAGATAAAATTGATGTTTTAATTGCATTTTTTACAAGTTCATCTGTTTTTTCATTAGGATCTCCCAGATAGGTGCCAACACCTACATTTGATAATGTGAGATTCTGAATTTGCTTAAAATTCAATGATGTTATTCTTGAATTTTCGAGAAACTTTTTTGTTCCTTCAGCAGTAGCAAAACCTGAAATCATAAAAAACATTAATCGTCATTGAATTTATGTTTAGAGTATCAAACAGGTAAAAGAAATAGAAAACTTAGTACAAATAACACTCCTGTAACCCTACTAAACAATAAAGTAGAAGACATTGAAGGCATTAATTCGTCTACGGAGTCATAATTTCTCCTCAAGCCAAATCCTGCCTTGAACATTAATGGGATACTAAAGAATGTGATAAAAGACGATATTGGAAAAATTCCGATTGATATACCAAGTATAATTACAGAATAGGAAATTGCAGGAAATAACCAAAACAATAATGCTGCATTTTTTTTACCAACTGCAAT is drawn from Candidatus Nitrosarchaeum limnium SFB1 and contains these coding sequences:
- a CDS encoding aldo/keto reductase, with the protein product MISGFATAEGTKKFLENSRITSLNFKQIQNLTLSNVGVGTYLGDPNEKTDELVKNAIKTSILSGINVIDTAINYRAQKAERSVGKAISELINEGKITRDQIFISTKNGYITNDADIKQEFWEYIKNEYTQKGVLKEGDVTSGYHCMTVTYLNDQLERSLKNLGLDCVDLMYLHNAVEGQIKDVSKEKFLENLKSVFEFYEQKRRDGKIRFYGMATWECFRVSNDNPQYLSLQDTVNLAKKVGGENHGFRFIQLPFNMYYDQALLAKNQTLDGKSVSLLEAAVKLNVGVFTSVPLMQGRLLVPGAMPEFSELKPSLRALQFIRSSPGVLAPLIGQKSPEHVSENLEIMKIPPMSEDEFLMLVKKLTA